One Desulfomicrobium apsheronum genomic region harbors:
- the ilvD gene encoding dihydroxy-acid dehydratase, with protein sequence MNRSDKMIKGLEKAPHRSLLFALGMTREEMRRPLIGVVNSANEIVPGHMHLDIIAQAVKDGVRMAGGTPMEFPTIGVCDGLAMNHEGMKMSLPSRELIADSIEISATAVPFDGLVFIPNCDKIVPGMLMAMLRLNIPSIMISGGPMLPGKFEGKTIDLITVFEGVGKVKSGSMTEAELERMEECACPGCGSCAGMFTANSMNCLSEALGLSLPGNGTIPAPTSARIRLAKDAGMQVMSLVEKNIRPRDIVTEKSVANGVTVDMALGCSTNTVLHLPAIFREAELDLTLDIFDNISRKTPNLCRLSPAGPHHIADLHEAGGIPAVMNELAQSGRIDLDVMTVTGRTLGDNLEALKPAILRPEVIRTVADPYSHEGGIAILKGNLALDGAVVKQSAVAPEMMQRTGVARVFESEEDAVSAIMGNRIKAGDVVVIRNEGPVGGPGMREMLTPTSAISGLGLGGEVALLTDGRFSGGTRGAAIGHISPEAAEGGIIGLVQEGDRIRIDIPARSLELLVDEAELEKRRQNFKPFAKEIRSSILRRYSRMASSAAKGAVTKI encoded by the coding sequence ATGAATCGTAGCGATAAAATGATCAAAGGTTTGGAAAAGGCACCGCACCGCTCCCTGCTTTTTGCCCTCGGCATGACCCGGGAGGAAATGAGGCGGCCACTGATCGGAGTGGTCAATTCGGCCAATGAGATTGTGCCCGGACACATGCATCTTGATATCATCGCCCAGGCCGTCAAGGACGGAGTGCGGATGGCCGGGGGCACGCCCATGGAATTTCCGACCATCGGTGTGTGCGACGGACTGGCCATGAATCATGAAGGCATGAAGATGAGCCTGCCTAGCCGCGAGCTTATCGCCGACTCCATCGAAATTTCAGCCACGGCCGTGCCTTTCGACGGGCTGGTTTTCATTCCAAACTGCGACAAGATCGTGCCTGGCATGCTCATGGCCATGCTGCGCCTCAACATTCCCTCTATCATGATCAGCGGCGGTCCCATGCTTCCGGGCAAGTTCGAGGGCAAAACCATCGATCTGATCACGGTCTTCGAGGGCGTGGGCAAGGTCAAGAGCGGCAGCATGACCGAAGCGGAGCTTGAGCGCATGGAAGAATGCGCCTGTCCCGGCTGCGGCTCCTGCGCGGGCATGTTCACGGCCAATTCCATGAACTGCCTGTCCGAGGCCCTTGGGCTGTCCCTGCCCGGCAACGGAACCATCCCCGCCCCGACCAGCGCGCGCATCCGTCTGGCCAAGGATGCGGGCATGCAGGTCATGAGCCTGGTCGAAAAAAACATCCGCCCGCGCGACATCGTCACGGAAAAGAGTGTGGCCAACGGCGTGACCGTGGACATGGCCCTTGGCTGTTCCACCAACACGGTCCTGCACCTGCCCGCGATTTTCCGCGAGGCCGAGCTTGATCTGACCCTGGACATTTTCGACAACATCAGCCGCAAGACTCCCAATCTTTGCAGGCTGTCTCCTGCCGGACCGCACCATATCGCCGACCTCCACGAGGCGGGAGGTATCCCGGCCGTCATGAACGAATTGGCTCAGAGCGGGCGCATCGACCTTGATGTCATGACCGTGACCGGCCGGACCCTTGGGGATAACCTGGAAGCCCTGAAGCCTGCCATTCTGCGGCCGGAGGTCATCCGCACCGTGGCCGATCCGTATTCTCATGAAGGCGGTATCGCCATCCTGAAGGGCAATCTGGCCCTGGACGGCGCGGTAGTGAAGCAGTCCGCCGTGGCGCCTGAAATGATGCAGCGCACGGGCGTCGCCCGGGTTTTTGAAAGCGAGGAAGACGCCGTGAGCGCGATCATGGGCAACAGGATAAAGGCCGGCGACGTGGTCGTCATCCGCAACGAAGGCCCGGTGGGCGGTCCCGGCATGCGCGAGATGCTGACCCCGACCTCGGCCATCTCCGGCCTTGGCCTTGGCGGTGAAGTGGCGCTCTTGACGGATGGCCGTTTCAGCGGCGGAACGCGTGGTGCGGCCATCGGTCACATCAGCCCCGAAGCGGCCGAAGGCGGGATCATAGGGCTGGTGCAGGAAGGGGACCGTATCAGGATCGACATCCCTGCCCGCAGCCTGGAGCTTCTGGTCGATGAGGCGGAACTTGAAAAGCGTCGCCAGAATTTCAAACCCTTTGCCAAGGAAATCCGTTCCTCCATCCTGCGCCGTTACAGCCGCATGGCTTCGTCCGCGGCCAAGGGAGCGGTGACCAAAATCTGA
- a CDS encoding cell division protein FtsX, producing MNVFFQLIGQGVRDLFRAPWSLCMTIAAITLVSFLGGAFLMLVHNLDLQIGNRQGNVQFQVYWQADVASDELKEVWSGLSAMEGVVNVRTFTPDQALGVLEQSFQKNVDLDWMKGRSPLPPTALVECDLPAKDGKKWAAGMVRRLEGLPKVEKVTFNPLQVDLLTSWVGLTKMAFWPVTGFLLVVVGLVVGNTIKLALLARRDELEILRFVGASRAYIQFPLLVGGAFQGLLGAGLALGLLKLLHHGIEDMFNVPPLWITISFLPQIHSLAILAILASVGVLSSLVAFRN from the coding sequence ATGAACGTATTTTTTCAGCTCATCGGGCAAGGCGTGCGGGACCTGTTCCGGGCTCCGTGGTCCCTGTGCATGACCATCGCGGCCATCACCCTGGTGTCCTTTCTGGGCGGGGCTTTTCTCATGCTCGTGCACAATCTCGATCTGCAGATCGGCAACAGGCAGGGCAATGTCCAGTTTCAGGTCTACTGGCAGGCCGATGTCGCCTCCGATGAATTGAAGGAGGTCTGGTCCGGTCTGTCCGCCATGGAGGGCGTGGTCAACGTGCGCACCTTCACCCCGGATCAGGCTCTTGGCGTGCTTGAGCAATCATTTCAGAAAAATGTGGATCTGGATTGGATGAAAGGCAGAAGCCCCCTGCCGCCGACGGCTCTGGTCGAATGCGATCTGCCCGCCAAAGACGGGAAGAAATGGGCTGCGGGCATGGTCAGGCGTCTTGAAGGCTTGCCCAAGGTCGAGAAAGTGACCTTCAATCCTCTGCAGGTCGATCTGTTGACCTCTTGGGTAGGATTGACCAAGATGGCTTTCTGGCCGGTGACCGGATTTTTGCTTGTTGTCGTCGGCCTTGTGGTGGGGAACACCATAAAACTCGCTCTTCTGGCCCGGCGCGATGAACTGGAAATCCTGCGCTTTGTGGGCGCAAGCCGGGCATACATACAGTTCCCGCTGCTCGTGGGCGGAGCCTTTCAGGGACTTTTGGGCGCAGGCCTCGCCCTTGGCCTGCTTAAGCTTTTGCACCACGGAATCGAGGACATGTTCAATGTTCCACCGCTGTGGATCACCATCTCCTTTTTGCCCCAGATACACAGCCTGGCCATTCTTGCCATTTTGGCGTCAGTTGGAGTTTTGAGCTCCCTTGTCGCTTTTCGCAATTAA
- a CDS encoding cell division ATP-binding protein FtsE → MISISKLSYSFGRQLALKDINFCMKPGEFVFLCGPSGAGKTTFMRILHGSLPVQRGKADVAGYDLNTLPESRKHLLRRDVSVVFQDFKILTNQTVFANVALPLKVRGIGQHIIEKRVRAVLRSLHLDHKTGAPCEELSGGEQQRVAVARAVVVKPKLLLADEPTGNLDHELSMRMMDIFQQFHKFGTSIMIATHNREIMERMADARIVTLEDGVMREGCAQVGGRP, encoded by the coding sequence ATGATCAGCATTTCCAAACTTTCCTACTCCTTCGGCAGGCAGCTGGCATTGAAGGACATAAATTTCTGCATGAAGCCCGGCGAGTTCGTCTTTCTGTGCGGCCCATCCGGTGCCGGAAAGACGACCTTCATGCGCATTCTGCACGGCTCGCTTCCGGTGCAACGCGGCAAGGCCGATGTGGCCGGCTATGATTTGAACACGTTGCCCGAGAGCCGCAAGCATTTGCTCCGCCGCGACGTGAGCGTGGTCTTCCAGGATTTCAAGATCCTGACCAACCAGACCGTTTTCGCCAATGTGGCCCTGCCGTTGAAGGTGCGCGGCATCGGGCAGCACATCATCGAGAAACGTGTCCGGGCGGTGCTCAGAAGCCTGCACCTCGATCACAAGACCGGAGCGCCCTGCGAGGAACTGTCCGGCGGCGAACAGCAGCGGGTGGCCGTGGCCCGGGCCGTGGTGGTCAAACCCAAGCTGCTCCTGGCCGATGAGCCCACGGGAAATCTCGACCATGAGCTGTCCATGCGCATGATGGATATTTTTCAACAATTTCATAAGTTTGGAACTTCAATCATGATAGCTACCCATAACCGTGAAATCATGGAACGCATGGCCGATGCGCGCATCGTGACTCTGGAGGACGGGGTCATGCGCGAAGGATGCGCCCAGGTCGGAGGGCGGCCATGA
- a CDS encoding response regulator — MDKNITVMVVEDILSARETVLNLLRALGFTHFLEAENGEEALGKIKEGVPGLIISDWNMPKMNGLNLLRAVRSRPETPYIPFIFLTSKSEVEDVALASDGGASAYLVKPVTIKALSEALNTVFDGGFEQDFELLKIEIQNLCAAKEQAKALDLLRRFELLYPSQMQRIRLAHVRVMMEFSDFPKAEEMLCEILAANPLFARGWETMAKIQCWQGKPDQALAAVDKAVSISPNNTEYYILRGSINLHREDLHAARNSFMTALNIDRKNDQIKQDIWNAYVDLDMVDEVQRDFGSYIFSSLTCDTLNNMAVAYRRKGELARAIEIYRAALSKEPDNPKILFNAAVAYVNRKQYGKAKSLLAHALGNDPDFEKAKALLKQISAHEHKHDEAEKSGDET; from the coding sequence ATGGACAAAAATATCACCGTGATGGTGGTTGAAGATATCCTGTCTGCCAGGGAGACGGTCTTGAATCTTTTGCGTGCCCTTGGGTTCACTCATTTTCTGGAGGCGGAGAACGGGGAGGAGGCTCTTGGAAAAATCAAGGAAGGCGTTCCCGGCCTGATCATTTCCGACTGGAACATGCCGAAGATGAACGGTCTGAACCTGTTGCGCGCTGTGCGTTCACGACCGGAAACTCCATACATACCCTTCATATTTCTGACTTCCAAATCCGAGGTGGAGGACGTGGCCCTGGCCTCGGACGGTGGCGCTTCGGCCTATCTGGTCAAACCCGTGACTATCAAGGCTTTGTCCGAGGCCTTGAACACGGTTTTCGATGGCGGCTTCGAACAGGATTTTGAACTGCTTAAGATTGAGATCCAGAATTTGTGCGCGGCAAAGGAACAGGCCAAGGCCCTCGATCTTTTGCGCCGCTTTGAACTGCTCTATCCTTCCCAGATGCAGAGAATACGGCTTGCGCATGTGCGGGTGATGATGGAATTTTCTGATTTTCCCAAGGCCGAGGAAATGCTTTGCGAAATTCTGGCCGCGAATCCGCTTTTCGCCAGAGGCTGGGAAACCATGGCCAAGATCCAGTGCTGGCAGGGAAAACCCGATCAGGCTTTGGCCGCCGTGGACAAGGCTGTCTCCATCAGCCCCAACAACACCGAATATTACATTCTGCGCGGCTCCATAAACTTGCACAGGGAAGATCTGCACGCGGCCCGGAATAGTTTCATGACGGCACTCAACATCGATCGCAAGAACGATCAGATCAAGCAGGACATCTGGAACGCCTATGTCGATCTGGACATGGTCGATGAAGTGCAGCGCGATTTCGGTTCGTATATTTTCTCATCCCTGACCTGCGACACTCTGAACAACATGGCCGTGGCCTACCGGCGCAAGGGTGAACTGGCCCGGGCAATAGAAATCTACCGCGCGGCGCTGTCCAAGGAACCCGACAATCCCAAGATTCTCTTCAACGCCGCCGTGGCCTATGTGAACAGAAAACAATACGGCAAGGCCAAGTCGCTTTTGGCCCACGCCCTGGGCAATGATCCTGATTTTGAAAAAGCCAAGGCGCTCCTGAAGCAAATCAGCGCCCATGAGCACAAACACGACGAAGCCGAGAAATCCGGGGACGAAACATGA
- a CDS encoding GAF domain-containing sensor histidine kinase, protein MEQSNGIEQFLRSMMAILASRAMNAAEKLHCGGMLIQTRIKSRNASVMLFDEDKLELKVVAASRKEIVGLTQPLSPESISGYVCTHKVPLLIEDIETDSRFCCRNGNYKTKSLISVPLLSDQERVIGVINVSDKEGGGPFTKSDLSALLEYAGWITPLIESLGMFERLEAEKERYQELAQELEIKQKELIIASTERSELVQMVVHDFKSPLSAVISNMDLLSYLGPSESQKPIIETAFKGANKLLEMIDEFLHIARVDECQERGVIPCPVSFLPLVHEQVEALMPLAREKNMTIENRCELDVQVLGDPMLLGHLVQNLISNAIKYTPVNGRIRVGMGTWESRRTADPTHTVLKFWVEDDGEGIEDRYKESIFDKFVRTEKSVESGIKGTGIGLFICRKIVNMFQGKIWVEDVTPHGSRFCVILFIPEET, encoded by the coding sequence ATGGAGCAGTCTAACGGGATAGAGCAGTTTCTGCGCAGCATGATGGCCATTCTGGCCAGCAGGGCCATGAACGCGGCCGAAAAACTGCATTGCGGCGGCATGCTCATCCAGACACGGATCAAAAGCCGCAACGCCTCGGTCATGCTGTTCGACGAGGACAAGCTGGAACTGAAAGTAGTGGCCGCCAGCAGAAAGGAGATAGTGGGGCTGACTCAGCCTCTCTCTCCGGAAAGCATCTCCGGGTATGTCTGCACGCACAAGGTGCCTCTTCTGATCGAGGATATTGAAACCGATTCCCGTTTTTGCTGCCGTAACGGCAACTACAAGACCAAGTCGCTCATTTCCGTGCCCCTGCTCTCCGATCAGGAACGGGTCATCGGGGTCATAAACGTTTCCGACAAGGAAGGCGGGGGGCCCTTCACCAAGTCCGATTTGTCCGCCCTCCTCGAATACGCGGGCTGGATCACTCCCCTGATCGAGAGCCTTGGCATGTTTGAAAGGCTGGAGGCGGAAAAGGAGCGGTATCAGGAATTGGCGCAGGAGCTTGAGATCAAGCAAAAAGAGCTGATCATCGCCTCCACCGAGCGCTCCGAACTGGTGCAGATGGTGGTTCACGATTTTAAAAGCCCCCTTTCGGCCGTCATCTCCAACATGGATCTGTTGTCGTATCTCGGGCCCAGCGAATCCCAGAAACCGATCATCGAGACGGCCTTCAAGGGAGCGAACAAGCTTCTGGAAATGATCGACGAATTCCTGCACATAGCGCGTGTCGATGAATGTCAGGAGCGTGGAGTCATCCCCTGCCCGGTCTCTTTTCTGCCCCTGGTGCATGAGCAGGTCGAAGCTCTCATGCCCTTGGCCCGTGAAAAGAACATGACCATCGAAAACCGGTGCGAGCTTGATGTTCAGGTTCTGGGCGATCCCATGCTGCTTGGACATCTGGTTCAGAACCTGATTTCAAACGCCATAAAGTATACGCCCGTGAATGGGCGGATCAGGGTGGGGATGGGCACCTGGGAATCGCGCAGAACAGCGGATCCCACGCATACGGTGCTCAAGTTCTGGGTCGAGGATGATGGCGAGGGGATCGAGGATCGCTACAAGGAATCCATTTTCGACAAGTTCGTACGCACGGAAAAATCAGTTGAAAGCGGGATAAAGGGAACCGGTATCGGACTTTTCATCTGTCGCAAGATAGTGAACATGTTTCAAGGCAAGATCTGGGTGGAGGATGTCACTCCGCATGGCAGCAGATTTTGCGTCATTCTTTTCATCCCCGAGGAAACTTGA